In the Wyeomyia smithii strain HCP4-BCI-WySm-NY-G18 chromosome 2, ASM2978416v1, whole genome shotgun sequence genome, one interval contains:
- the LOC129721412 gene encoding uncharacterized protein LOC129721412 isoform X2, with translation MQNPDSAAPEEIINKIEATDASNTLTYISLTEELEHVIGATVKTTVDEAIKKAVHTSIPTIIQSAVERSMKQSFQEGFAQLAALMEMQKPTGSAVQSSVLAYAEKHVLIRDEKDLNEWNIRLANREIFECYAD, from the exons ATGCAGAATCCTGATTCAGCAG CGCCTGAAGAAATCATAAACAAAATCGAAGCAACAG ATGCTTCAAATACGCTCACATATATATCATTGACAGAGGAGTTAGAGCATGTTATTGGAGCAACTGTAAAGACAACGGTTGATGAAGCTATTAAAAAAGCCGTGCACACTTCTATTCCGACAATAATTCAGTCTGCCGTGGAGCGTTCTATGAAGCAAAGCTTTCAGGAAGGATTTGCACAATTGGCAGCTCTAATGGAAATGCAAAAACCAACGGGCAGTGCTGTCCAGAGTAGCGTGCTTGCCTATGCTGAAAAGCATGTACTTATTCGTGACGAAAAGGATCTCAACGAGTGGAACATCAGACTTGCGAACAGAGAGATTTTCGAATGCTAC GCCGACTAA
- the LOC129721412 gene encoding uncharacterized protein LOC129721412 isoform X1, producing the protein MQNPDSAVPTSLIFDNIYYDENPTVAPEEIINKIEATDASNTLTYISLTEELEHVIGATVKTTVDEAIKKAVHTSIPTIIQSAVERSMKQSFQEGFAQLAALMEMQKPTGSAVQSSVLAYAEKHVLIRDEKDLNEWNIRLANREIFECYAD; encoded by the exons ATGCAGAATCCTGATTCAGCAG tTCCGACTTCGCTAATTTTCGACAACATTTACTACGATGAAAATCCTACTGTAGCGCCTGAAGAAATCATAAACAAAATCGAAGCAACAG ATGCTTCAAATACGCTCACATATATATCATTGACAGAGGAGTTAGAGCATGTTATTGGAGCAACTGTAAAGACAACGGTTGATGAAGCTATTAAAAAAGCCGTGCACACTTCTATTCCGACAATAATTCAGTCTGCCGTGGAGCGTTCTATGAAGCAAAGCTTTCAGGAAGGATTTGCACAATTGGCAGCTCTAATGGAAATGCAAAAACCAACGGGCAGTGCTGTCCAGAGTAGCGTGCTTGCCTATGCTGAAAAGCATGTACTTATTCGTGACGAAAAGGATCTCAACGAGTGGAACATCAGACTTGCGAACAGAGAGATTTTCGAATGCTAC GCCGACTAA